Proteins from a single region of Haloplanus sp. GDY1:
- a CDS encoding chorismate mutase gives MSDATEEMSLEELREEIEEIDRELVELIARRTYVAGTVAEVKEQRGLPTTDESQEDRVMERAGENAETFDVDANLVKAIFRLLIELNKVEQRDKR, from the coding sequence ATGAGCGACGCGACCGAGGAGATGTCGCTGGAGGAACTCCGCGAGGAGATCGAGGAGATCGACCGCGAACTCGTCGAACTCATCGCCCGCCGGACCTACGTCGCGGGCACGGTCGCCGAGGTGAAAGAACAGCGGGGCCTCCCGACGACCGACGAGTCACAGGAGGACCGCGTGATGGAGCGCGCCGGCGAGAACGCCGAGACCTTCGACGTGGACGCGAACCTGGTGAAGGCCATCTTCCGCCTGCTCATCGAGTTGAACAAGGTCGAGCAGCGTGACAAGAGGTAG
- a CDS encoding PIN domain-containing protein, which produces MTVYVETDFLLALAKDTDWLQESAEAALDEHEVETSALSYLELVLARERYEFDYVPLVANLLELVPVRDEEEKQVVLKAINYYEEGMTPFDAFHAATAETRGMDALSSEKDYDGIEVERVPLEPTDEE; this is translated from the coding sequence ATGACGGTGTACGTCGAGACGGACTTTCTTCTCGCCCTCGCGAAAGACACCGATTGGCTACAGGAGTCGGCGGAAGCCGCGCTCGACGAACACGAGGTCGAAACGTCGGCGCTCTCGTATCTCGAACTCGTCCTTGCCCGAGAACGCTACGAGTTCGATTACGTTCCGCTCGTGGCCAATTTGCTCGAACTCGTCCCCGTCCGTGACGAGGAGGAGAAGCAAGTGGTGCTGAAAGCTATCAACTACTACGAGGAAGGAATGACGCCGTTCGACGCGTTTCACGCGGCGACCGCGGAGACGCGAGGGATGGACGCACTCTCGTCGGAGAAAGATTACGACGGCATCGAGGTCGAACGGGTCCCCCTCGAACCGACCGACGAGGAGTGA
- a CDS encoding LysE family translocator — MPSPLPSLLAGVVFGLALAAPPGPMNAVIAEESVNNGWLAGARTGLGAMTADAVFFVCSLLGVVTFVERFPSVRAAMVGAGGLLMLYFAYGAASEARRDADAVPTDGPAVRAATGFRKAFVLALTNPYQILFWLTIGVGLLEPGELDVLSYTPYLGADLAGLLVVRTGSPALIVGFFLGIGLWITGFPAALRAAQRRVARFAPVVAGVSALVLAGFGVVFLVDAVRTLT, encoded by the coding sequence GTGCCGAGCCCCCTCCCGTCGCTGCTGGCAGGCGTCGTCTTCGGCCTCGCCCTCGCCGCCCCGCCAGGGCCGATGAACGCCGTCATCGCCGAGGAGTCCGTCAACAACGGCTGGCTGGCCGGCGCCCGGACCGGCCTCGGGGCGATGACCGCCGACGCCGTCTTCTTCGTCTGCTCGCTGCTCGGCGTCGTCACCTTCGTCGAGCGCTTCCCGAGCGTCCGCGCGGCGATGGTCGGCGCCGGTGGGCTGCTCATGCTCTACTTCGCCTACGGGGCCGCGTCGGAGGCGCGGCGCGACGCGGACGCCGTCCCGACGGACGGCCCGGCCGTCCGGGCGGCCACCGGCTTCCGCAAGGCGTTCGTCCTGGCGCTCACCAACCCCTACCAGATCCTCTTCTGGCTGACCATCGGCGTCGGCCTCCTCGAGCCCGGGGAACTCGACGTGCTCTCGTATACGCCCTACCTGGGCGCCGACCTCGCGGGACTGCTGGTGGTCCGGACGGGGAGTCCGGCCCTCATCGTCGGCTTCTTCCTCGGCATCGGCCTGTGGATCACCGGCTTCCCCGCGGCGCTCCGGGCGGCCCAGCGACGCGTCGCGCGGTTCGCCCCCGTCGTCGCCGGCGTCAGCGCCCTCGTCCTCGCCGGGTTCGGCGTCGTCTTCCTCGTCGACGCCGTGCGGACGCTGACGTAG
- a CDS encoding shikimate kinase, with protein MYGEAAALGAGTVLNALATGVGSAFAIDAETTARIELDDTGDVTGDIAGAPDGDTRLIRRCVERVVERFGDGQGGHVRTESEVPMAAGLKSSSAAANATVLATLSALDVTVAEPRSSEDDGEEPDGIGREEACRIGVRAARDAGVTVTGAFDDASASMLGGVTVTDNEADDLLAREAVEWDVLVWTPAERAFSADADVERCARVAPMARLVADLALDGRYGAAMTVNGLAFSAALGFPTDPAVEAMPHAAGVSLSGTGPSVVAVGERAELERVRERWSQREGDTWMTTTRTDGARVIE; from the coding sequence ATGTACGGCGAGGCCGCCGCACTCGGGGCGGGCACGGTCCTCAACGCCCTGGCGACGGGCGTGGGGTCGGCCTTTGCCATCGATGCGGAGACGACCGCCCGGATCGAACTCGACGACACCGGCGACGTCACCGGCGACATCGCTGGCGCGCCGGACGGCGACACCCGGCTGATCCGTCGCTGCGTCGAGCGCGTCGTCGAGCGGTTCGGCGACGGACAGGGCGGACACGTCCGCACCGAGAGCGAGGTGCCGATGGCCGCGGGCCTGAAGAGTTCGAGCGCCGCCGCGAACGCGACGGTGCTCGCGACGCTGTCGGCGCTGGACGTGACTGTCGCGGAGCCACGCTCCTCGGAAGATGACGGCGAGGAGCCCGACGGCATCGGTCGCGAGGAGGCCTGCCGGATCGGCGTCCGGGCGGCCCGCGACGCCGGCGTCACCGTCACCGGCGCGTTCGACGACGCGAGCGCGAGCATGCTCGGCGGCGTCACCGTCACCGACAACGAGGCGGACGACCTCCTCGCACGCGAGGCCGTCGAGTGGGACGTCCTCGTCTGGACGCCCGCGGAGCGGGCGTTCAGCGCCGACGCCGACGTCGAGCGCTGTGCGCGGGTGGCGCCGATGGCACGTCTCGTCGCCGACCTGGCGCTCGACGGTCGCTACGGCGCGGCCATGACCGTCAACGGACTGGCCTTCTCCGCCGCCCTCGGCTTCCCGACCGATCCGGCGGTGGAGGCGATGCCTCACGCCGCCGGCGTCTCGCTCTCGGGGACCGGCCCGAGCGTCGTCGCCGTCGGCGAGCGGGCCGAACTGGAGCGGGTTCGCGAACGCTGGAGTCAACGGGAGGGTGACACATGGATGACGACGACACGAACGGACGGCGCACGGGTGATCGAATGA
- a CDS encoding AbrB/MazE/SpoVT family DNA-binding domain-containing protein, which produces MSAETDKQGRLYIPKEVREKYGERYHIVTYEDRIELIPVADDPLAAVRAAAGELRDASVEEIREDIEDEAKAEARSEGGR; this is translated from the coding sequence ATGTCAGCAGAGACGGACAAGCAGGGTCGCCTCTACATCCCCAAAGAGGTACGAGAAAAGTACGGGGAACGGTACCACATCGTGACCTACGAGGATAGAATCGAACTCATTCCGGTCGCAGACGACCCGCTCGCGGCTGTCCGCGCAGCGGCAGGCGAACTCCGGGATGCCTCCGTCGAGGAGATACGAGAGGACATCGAGGACGAGGCGAAGGCGGAAGCGCGTAGTGAGGGCGGTAGATGA
- the surE gene encoding 5'/3'-nucleotidase SurE: protein MDQPHVLLTNDDGIDSVGFRALYDALSAFTEVTAVAPNGDRSAVGRAMSREVDVEEHELGYAIHGTPADCTVVGLEALCPDVDMVIAGCNRGANLGAYVLGRSGTVSAAVEAAFFDVPAIAVSLYVPGDDGEWEHAADRRRDYRNATEATAYLVEHAVGAGVFDQAEYLNVNAPIHHPGEDLAPLEITEPSTLYDMRAERDGERISLTDNVWARMREGNLPDPQGTDRRAIVEGRVSVSPLTAPHSTQHHEALDALAETYRS from the coding sequence ATGGACCAGCCACACGTCCTCCTGACGAACGACGACGGAATCGACTCCGTCGGGTTTCGGGCGCTCTACGACGCACTCTCGGCGTTCACGGAGGTGACGGCCGTCGCCCCCAACGGCGACCGGAGCGCCGTCGGGCGCGCGATGTCTCGGGAGGTCGACGTCGAGGAACACGAGTTGGGGTACGCGATTCACGGCACGCCCGCGGACTGCACCGTCGTCGGTCTGGAGGCGCTCTGTCCCGACGTGGACATGGTGATCGCGGGCTGTAACCGCGGCGCCAACCTCGGGGCCTACGTCCTCGGGCGCTCGGGCACCGTCAGCGCCGCCGTCGAGGCCGCCTTCTTCGACGTGCCCGCCATCGCCGTCTCGCTGTACGTCCCCGGCGACGACGGCGAGTGGGAACACGCCGCCGACCGGCGGCGGGACTACCGCAACGCCACCGAGGCGACGGCCTACCTCGTCGAACACGCCGTCGGCGCCGGCGTCTTCGATCAGGCCGAGTACCTGAACGTCAACGCTCCCATCCACCACCCGGGCGAGGACCTCGCACCCCTCGAAATCACGGAACCCTCGACGCTGTACGACATGCGCGCCGAACGCGACGGCGAGCGGATCAGCCTCACCGACAACGTCTGGGCGCGGATGCGCGAGGGGAACCTGCCCGATCCGCAGGGGACCGACCGCCGGGCCATCGTCGAGGGCCGCGTCAGCGTCTCGCCGCTCACGGCACCCCACTCCACCCAGCACCACGAGGCGCTCGACGCCCTCGCGGAGACCTATCGGAGTTAG
- a CDS encoding prephenate dehydrogenase/arogenate dehydrogenase family protein, which produces MDLLVVGAGEMGRWVARTVDRPVALADVDAAAAERAAADVGTDVRAVPTDTTETFDAVCLAVPISAVAAAVERYAPNAERAMCDVSGVMRGPVESMREHLPDRERASMHPLFAASNAPGNVAVVADAPGPVTDAVRADVAAAGNHTFETTVEEHDAAMETVQAGAHTAVLAYALAAADVREEFATPVSAGLDDLVATVTGGTPHVYREIQETFDGADAVAEAARRVADAEGEAFEDLYREAGGEG; this is translated from the coding sequence ATGGATCTGCTGGTGGTCGGCGCGGGCGAGATGGGCCGCTGGGTCGCCCGGACCGTCGACCGACCCGTCGCCCTCGCCGACGTCGACGCCGCGGCCGCGGAGCGGGCCGCCGCCGACGTCGGGACCGACGTGCGGGCGGTGCCGACGGACACGACCGAGACGTTCGACGCGGTCTGTCTGGCCGTCCCCATCTCCGCCGTCGCCGCGGCCGTCGAGCGGTACGCGCCCAACGCCGAGCGGGCGATGTGCGACGTGAGCGGCGTGATGCGGGGGCCGGTCGAGTCGATGCGCGAACACCTGCCGGACCGCGAGCGCGCGTCGATGCACCCCCTGTTCGCCGCGTCGAACGCCCCGGGCAACGTGGCCGTCGTCGCCGACGCCCCCGGCCCGGTCACCGACGCCGTCCGCGCGGACGTCGCCGCCGCCGGCAACCACACCTTCGAGACGACCGTCGAGGAACACGACGCCGCCATGGAGACGGTGCAGGCCGGTGCCCACACCGCCGTCCTCGCGTACGCCCTCGCGGCCGCCGACGTCCGCGAGGAGTTCGCGACCCCCGTCTCGGCCGGGCTGGACGACCTCGTGGCGACGGTGACCGGGGGGACGCCGCACGTGTACCGCGAGATTCAGGAGACCTTCGACGGCGCCGACGCCGTCGCCGAGGCCGCCCGCCGGGTCGCCGACGCCGAGGGCGAGGCCTTCGAGGACCTCTACCGGGAGGCGGGTGGCGAGGGATGA
- a CDS encoding TMEM165/GDT1 family protein, translating into MTGWLEILTVAFVAQLVVLPGEKVQFIIAGLSTRYNPLVVVSAAGTAFAGWTAIEIVVGEALQRALPAVVLDAFTAALFLVFAVLLYRSAPSSGDAEGVDPAATDGGVTSLSEDFEPQVFGRELPDSLGGFVPIFAMMAAGEFGDKTQLVTIGLAAQYGAHPAIWVGEMLAIIPVSLANAFFFHKFSHRLDLRKAHLFSAGLFAFFAADTVLSILTGFSVWETVVSTVSTAVLTLL; encoded by the coding sequence GTGACGGGGTGGCTCGAAATCCTCACCGTCGCCTTCGTCGCCCAACTCGTCGTGTTGCCCGGCGAGAAGGTGCAGTTCATCATCGCTGGGCTCTCGACCCGCTACAACCCGCTGGTGGTCGTGAGCGCCGCGGGGACGGCCTTCGCCGGGTGGACCGCGATCGAAATCGTGGTCGGCGAGGCGCTCCAGCGTGCGCTCCCGGCGGTCGTCCTCGACGCGTTCACGGCCGCCCTGTTTCTGGTCTTCGCCGTCCTGCTCTACCGCTCCGCGCCGTCGAGCGGCGACGCGGAGGGCGTCGACCCGGCGGCGACCGACGGCGGCGTGACCTCGCTGTCCGAGGACTTCGAACCCCAGGTGTTCGGCCGGGAACTCCCCGACAGCCTCGGCGGCTTCGTCCCCATCTTCGCGATGATGGCGGCCGGGGAGTTCGGCGACAAGACCCAACTCGTCACCATCGGGCTGGCCGCCCAGTACGGCGCCCACCCCGCCATCTGGGTCGGCGAGATGCTCGCCATCATCCCCGTGAGCCTCGCCAACGCCTTCTTCTTCCACAAGTTCTCCCACCGCCTGGACCTCCGGAAGGCTCACCTCTTCTCCGCGGGGCTTTTCGCCTTCTTCGCGGCCGACACCGTGCTGAGCATCCTCACCGGGTTCTCCGTCTGGGAGACGGTCGTCTCGACGGTGTCGACGGCCGTGCTGACGCTGCTCTGA
- a CDS encoding calcium/sodium antiporter has product MVRVGPIVQLGVILLSVLGLWIGARLLVDAVVRLARRFGLSDLTIGLTIVAMGTSTPELAVSVDAALKGAGDIAVANVLGSNIYNLAFILGVISLLKVIPIAESLVHRDGIALLGSTLAGGIAVFDLRVTRLEGVLLTGVFVAYTGYLLRASQSTSTGSTTQASGDGGVDSSVTERIPFRGRDFGLLLGGLALVLVSGDYMVVAASGLARGVGISEWVIGGTIVAAGTSTPEFAVSLVAIQRGSRGVSVGNIVGSNIYNLTGILGVAAVIRPLVARGLALETLAWVAGVSLLMVAALWTKRELSRTEGALFTASEIVRWILGILGLVG; this is encoded by the coding sequence ATGGTCCGGGTCGGTCCGATCGTTCAACTCGGCGTGATTCTTCTCTCGGTACTTGGTCTGTGGATCGGCGCACGCCTCCTGGTCGATGCGGTCGTGCGGTTGGCCCGACGGTTCGGACTCTCGGATCTCACGATCGGGCTGACGATCGTCGCGATGGGAACGTCGACACCGGAGCTCGCGGTTTCGGTCGACGCTGCGCTCAAAGGGGCGGGCGATATCGCGGTCGCAAACGTCCTCGGATCGAACATCTACAATCTGGCGTTTATCCTGGGCGTGATCTCCCTGTTGAAGGTGATCCCGATCGCCGAATCCCTCGTCCATCGCGACGGCATCGCTCTACTGGGGAGCACGCTCGCCGGTGGAATCGCGGTTTTCGATCTTCGGGTTACGCGGCTCGAAGGCGTCCTCCTGACGGGAGTGTTCGTCGCCTATACGGGCTATCTACTCCGCGCCAGCCAGTCGACGTCGACGGGATCCACCACGCAGGCATCGGGGGACGGCGGGGTGGACAGCTCCGTGACCGAACGTATCCCTTTCCGTGGGCGTGATTTCGGACTGCTCCTGGGTGGCTTAGCGCTGGTGCTGGTGAGTGGCGACTACATGGTGGTTGCTGCTTCGGGGTTGGCCCGCGGCGTCGGTATCTCCGAGTGGGTGATCGGCGGGACGATCGTCGCAGCGGGAACGTCGACACCGGAGTTCGCCGTCTCGCTGGTGGCGATCCAGCGGGGGAGCCGCGGCGTCTCGGTCGGCAACATCGTCGGCAGCAACATATACAACCTCACGGGAATCCTGGGCGTCGCAGCGGTGATTCGTCCGCTCGTAGCAAGGGGGCTGGCGCTGGAGACGTTGGCGTGGGTGGCTGGAGTTTCCCTCCTGATGGTGGCCGCCCTGTGGACGAAACGGGAACTCTCCCGGACGGAAGGAGCCCTGTTTACCGCCTCCGAAATTGTTCGGTGGATTCTGGGTATCCTTGGACTGGTCGGATAG
- a CDS encoding MFS transporter, with amino-acid sequence MNWRYRHTVLGLCTLAFAATMLARLVISPVVPDVTDHFSVSTGAVGLALSGMWAAYALTQFPSGILGDRFGERRVILASVGVTAAASLSLALAPTFAVFAVLTVVLGAGAGLHYSVATSLLTKEFDDIGRAIGIHVGGGPLAGLIAPVVATAVAVRFGWRAAIGVGAAVAVPIFVTFAWRIERTPPERPDESMRDRMAIRPLIGLLTRPPIAFTTLVAFLGAFAWQATASFLPTFLVAFRDLSGTSAGLLFSAYFVVNGLGTPTIGWVSDRIGRDGASIATMACGVVGYALLVVGPRIALLPAIVFVGVAMTWGAPLQSRYFDKFRADERGAAFGLVRTAYMVLGATGSVVVGALSDVAGWAAAYGLLVGVTGVALALLVGNRVLRLDL; translated from the coding sequence GTGAACTGGCGGTATCGCCACACGGTCCTCGGCCTCTGTACGCTCGCGTTCGCCGCCACGATGCTGGCGCGACTGGTCATCAGCCCCGTCGTGCCCGACGTGACCGACCACTTCTCCGTCTCGACGGGTGCCGTCGGCCTCGCGCTCTCGGGCATGTGGGCCGCCTACGCGCTCACGCAGTTCCCGTCCGGCATCCTCGGCGACCGCTTCGGCGAGCGACGGGTGATCCTCGCGTCCGTCGGCGTGACGGCGGCCGCCAGCCTGTCGCTCGCGCTCGCACCCACCTTCGCGGTCTTCGCCGTCCTGACGGTCGTCCTCGGCGCGGGCGCCGGCCTCCACTACAGCGTCGCCACCTCGCTGCTCACCAAGGAGTTCGACGACATCGGCCGCGCCATCGGCATCCACGTCGGGGGCGGCCCGCTGGCGGGCCTGATCGCGCCCGTCGTCGCCACCGCCGTCGCCGTCCGCTTCGGGTGGCGGGCCGCCATCGGCGTCGGCGCCGCCGTCGCCGTCCCCATCTTCGTCACCTTCGCCTGGCGGATCGAGCGGACGCCGCCGGAGCGTCCCGACGAGTCGATGCGCGACCGCATGGCGATCCGCCCGCTGATCGGCCTGCTCACCCGCCCGCCCATCGCCTTCACGACCCTCGTGGCCTTCCTCGGGGCGTTCGCGTGGCAGGCGACCGCCTCCTTTCTCCCCACTTTCCTCGTCGCCTTCCGCGACCTGTCCGGGACGAGCGCCGGCCTGCTGTTCTCGGCGTACTTCGTCGTCAACGGCCTCGGGACGCCCACCATCGGGTGGGTCTCCGACCGGATCGGGCGCGACGGCGCCTCGATCGCGACGATGGCCTGCGGCGTCGTCGGCTACGCGCTCCTGGTCGTCGGCCCACGGATCGCGCTCCTGCCCGCCATCGTCTTCGTCGGCGTCGCGATGACCTGGGGCGCCCCGCTCCAGTCCCGCTATTTCGACAAGTTCCGCGCGGACGAGCGCGGCGCCGCCTTCGGCCTCGTCCGCACCGCGTACATGGTGCTCGGGGCGACGGGAAGCGTCGTCGTCGGCGCCCTCTCGGACGTCGCGGGGTGGGCGGCAGCCTACGGCCTCCTCGTGGGCGTGACGGGCGTGGCGCTCGCGCTCCTGGTCGGCAATCGCGTCCTCCGACTCGACCTCTGA
- a CDS encoding carbonic anhydrase → MHRTFVDLLDRNLDHADAFADRFDDVQTAQRPPVVTVCCSDSRVLQDHIWGNDTPGHLFTCGNIGNRVVERTAAGDVVSGDVLYPIAHTGTETVVVVGHTGCGAVTAAYEDLTGGVDEPPGIERCLGLLEPPLEAGVAALPGGLDRATAVNYLVEYNVDRQVDFLVGSDEIPDRVDVIGVVYDFQDVYSGRRGEVHVINVDGERDADDLRAAHPDIASRIERLWAY, encoded by the coding sequence ATGCATCGAACGTTCGTCGACCTCCTCGACCGGAACCTCGATCACGCCGACGCGTTCGCGGATCGATTCGACGACGTCCAGACGGCTCAACGCCCGCCGGTCGTGACCGTCTGCTGTTCGGACTCGCGCGTCCTGCAGGACCACATCTGGGGGAACGACACGCCCGGCCACCTCTTCACCTGTGGCAACATCGGCAACCGCGTCGTCGAGCGGACGGCCGCGGGCGACGTCGTCTCGGGCGACGTGCTCTACCCGATCGCACACACGGGCACCGAAACCGTCGTCGTCGTCGGCCACACGGGCTGTGGCGCGGTGACCGCGGCGTACGAGGACCTGACCGGCGGCGTCGACGAACCGCCGGGCATCGAGCGGTGTCTCGGCCTGCTGGAGCCACCGCTGGAGGCGGGGGTGGCGGCGCTCCCGGGCGGACTCGACAGGGCCACCGCGGTCAACTACCTGGTGGAGTACAACGTCGACCGGCAGGTCGACTTCCTCGTCGGGAGCGACGAAATCCCCGACCGGGTCGACGTGATCGGCGTCGTCTACGATTTCCAGGACGTCTACTCGGGGCGGCGCGGCGAGGTCCACGTCATAAACGTCGACGGCGAACGCGACGCCGACGACCTGCGGGCGGCCCACCCCGATATCGCGTCGCGGATCGAGCGGCTGTGGGCGTACTGA
- a CDS encoding M24 family metallopeptidase, with protein MDPDLSALDAALGDLDGYLVDADGTDSTQRYLSGFDAPDPFVTCYTPDGIHVLVSGLEYGRARKDSRADTVSRLSTYDYRDRVSEAGPVAGRAAAVADFLDDVGVGSVAVPARFPLGTADGLREAGVTVDVDDADAVTRIRAVKTPAEVDHVRRAQRANERAMATAESLIESATVVEGVLHRDGDPLTSEAVRREIERTLLEEGCALDETIVACGSDAADPHDRGSGPLRADEPIVVDIFPRDKETRYHADMTRTFLRGEPSPTLREWFDLTDEARRAALDAVEPGVTGAAVHDAACDVFEAAGVPTLRSDPDAETGFIHSTGHGVGLDVHELPRVAPDGDELDPGNVITVEPGLYDPDVGGVRIEDLVVVTEDGHENLTEYPVELVV; from the coding sequence ATGGATCCGGATCTCTCCGCGCTCGACGCCGCACTCGGCGACCTCGACGGCTACCTCGTCGACGCCGACGGCACCGACTCGACCCAGCGCTACCTCTCGGGGTTCGACGCCCCCGATCCCTTCGTCACCTGCTACACGCCCGACGGGATCCACGTCCTCGTCTCGGGGCTGGAGTACGGCCGCGCGCGAAAGGACTCCCGAGCGGACACCGTCTCCCGCCTCTCGACGTACGACTACCGCGACCGGGTGAGCGAGGCGGGCCCCGTCGCCGGCAGGGCGGCCGCCGTCGCCGACTTCCTCGACGACGTCGGGGTGGGGTCGGTGGCCGTCCCCGCGCGCTTCCCCCTCGGCACCGCCGACGGCCTGCGCGAGGCGGGCGTGACCGTCGACGTCGACGACGCGGACGCGGTGACGCGGATCCGCGCCGTCAAGACGCCCGCGGAGGTCGACCACGTCCGTCGGGCCCAGCGGGCCAACGAGCGGGCGATGGCGACCGCCGAGTCGCTGATCGAGTCCGCGACGGTCGTCGAGGGCGTCCTCCACCGCGACGGCGACCCGCTGACGAGCGAGGCGGTGCGCCGGGAGATCGAGCGGACGCTGCTGGAGGAGGGGTGCGCGCTCGACGAGACCATCGTCGCCTGCGGCAGCGACGCGGCCGACCCACACGACCGGGGGTCGGGCCCCCTGCGCGCCGACGAACCGATCGTCGTCGACATCTTCCCCCGCGACAAGGAGACGCGGTACCACGCGGACATGACGCGGACCTTCCTGCGGGGCGAGCCGAGTCCGACGCTGCGGGAGTGGTTCGACCTGACCGACGAGGCGCGGCGGGCCGCCCTCGACGCCGTCGAACCCGGCGTCACGGGTGCGGCGGTCCACGACGCCGCCTGTGACGTCTTCGAGGCGGCCGGGGTGCCGACGCTGCGCAGCGATCCGGACGCGGAGACGGGGTTCATCCACAGCACCGGCCACGGCGTCGGCCTCGACGTCCACGAACTGCCGCGGGTCGCCCCCGACGGCGACGAACTCGACCCCGGGAACGTGATCACGGTCGAACCGGGGCTGTACGACCCCGACGTCGGCGGCGTGCGCATCGAGGACCTGGTCGTCGTCACCGAGGACGGCCACGAGAACCTGACGGAGTACCCGGTCGAACTGGTCGTGTAG
- a CDS encoding small ribosomal subunit Rsm22 family protein, translated as MIDREAVRSNAKYLRQVRPIDPEEVAEYVDGHPHPAVVRRVLREEAADLGLFERDDGTFVPAAEDPVSPADWSPTRLPDRYVDAVEDLLVARYGANWHRGDAGDRLREVIRRLKADYYHQNPVEYDEEVALGYAIYHLPDYYAAVGYPLDDLVERSLLPRRLRVLDVGAGVGGPALGLFDYLPEDAVVDYHAVEPSAAADVLDSLLATTRRNVRTTVHRERIEEFELDGAYDLILAANVLSELDDPVSVVERGLDALADDGTLLALSPADLETSTGLRRIERAVAADPDVTVYAPTLRLWPGTAPEDRGWSFDERPRIEAPRLQRRLDDAGDDPGTFRNETVKFSYSLLRTDGTRRVDVRADPSRHARMADMERHVTERIDLLAVKLSRNLADGGNPLFKVGDGSERLEHYAVVTRESALNRALAAAEYGAVLRFENALALWNDDEGAYNLVVDDEAVVDRVA; from the coding sequence ATGATCGACCGCGAGGCCGTCCGGTCGAACGCCAAGTACCTCCGGCAGGTGCGGCCGATCGACCCCGAGGAGGTCGCCGAGTACGTCGACGGCCACCCGCATCCGGCGGTCGTCCGGCGGGTGCTCCGCGAGGAGGCCGCCGACCTCGGCCTGTTCGAGCGCGACGACGGCACCTTCGTCCCCGCCGCCGAGGACCCCGTCTCGCCGGCCGACTGGTCGCCCACGCGCCTCCCCGACCGCTACGTCGACGCGGTCGAGGACCTCCTCGTCGCCCGCTACGGCGCGAACTGGCACCGCGGCGACGCCGGGGACCGCCTTCGAGAGGTGATCCGGCGGCTGAAGGCCGACTACTACCACCAGAATCCGGTCGAGTACGACGAGGAGGTGGCGCTCGGCTACGCCATCTACCACCTCCCCGACTACTACGCGGCCGTCGGCTACCCCCTCGACGACCTGGTCGAGCGGTCGCTCCTGCCCCGCCGACTCCGCGTCCTCGACGTCGGCGCGGGCGTCGGCGGTCCCGCCCTCGGCCTCTTCGACTACCTGCCCGAGGACGCCGTCGTCGACTACCACGCCGTCGAGCCCAGCGCCGCGGCGGACGTCCTCGACTCCCTGCTCGCGACGACGCGCCGGAACGTCCGCACGACGGTCCACCGCGAACGGATCGAGGAGTTCGAACTCGACGGGGCGTACGACCTGATCCTGGCGGCGAACGTCCTGAGCGAACTCGACGACCCCGTGTCGGTCGTCGAGCGGGGGCTGGACGCCCTCGCCGACGACGGGACGCTCCTCGCGCTCTCGCCCGCCGACCTCGAAACCAGCACCGGACTGCGGCGGATCGAACGCGCCGTCGCCGCCGACCCGGACGTGACCGTCTACGCGCCCACGCTCCGCCTGTGGCCGGGCACGGCCCCCGAGGACCGCGGCTGGTCGTTCGACGAGCGCCCGCGGATCGAGGCGCCGCGACTCCAGCGCCGCCTCGACGACGCGGGCGACGACCCCGGCACCTTCCGCAACGAGACGGTGAAGTTCTCCTACTCGCTCCTCCGGACGGACGGGACGCGGCGGGTCGACGTCCGCGCCGACCCGTCGCGGCACGCCCGGATGGCCGACATGGAGCGCCACGTCACGGAACGGATCGACCTGCTGGCGGTGAAACTCAGTCGGAACCTGGCGGACGGCGGCAACCCCCTGTTCAAGGTGGGCGACGGGAGCGAGCGCCTGGAGCACTACGCGGTGGTGACCCGGGAGTCGGCGCTGAACCGAGCCCTCGCGGCGGCGGAGTACGGGGCGGTCCTCCGGTTCGAGAACGCCCTCGCGCTCTGGAACGACGACGAGGGGGCGTACAACCTCGTCGTCGACGACGAGGCGGTCGTCGACCGCGTCGCGTGA